Genomic DNA from Selenomonas sp. oral taxon 126:
CGCGCAGCATCATTGAGCATTTCCTCCAGCGGGACATCACGGTGCTTGCAACGACGCATTATGCGGCACTCAAAACATACGCCTACACGCAGACAGGCGTGGAAAATGCCTCGGTTGAGTTCGATTTGAAGACCCTGCGGCCGACCTATCGTCTCCTGATCGGTATTCCGGGGGCGAGCAATGCCTTTTCGATCAGCCGACAGCTCGGACTGTCGCAGGACATTGTCGGGCGTGCGGAGCGCTATGTCAACGAGGAGCATACGCATTTCGAGCGCGTCGTCAATGAGCTCGAACAGGAAAAGCAGGACTACGAAGTAAAGAATCGTGAACTGCGTGACAAAGAACGCGAAATTGCAGCCGTCGAGGCACGTCTGCGTAGCGAGCGCGAGACGCTTGCCGCATCGCGGCAGGAGCTCCTGCACAAGGCGCGCGAGGAGGCAAACAATATCGTGCGTGAGGCGCGGCGCAGCGCCGAGGAAACGATCAAGTCGCTCAAGGATCAGTTCGACGATCACGGGGTCAAGGAGCGCCGCAAGGCGATTCAGGAGGCACGTGCCCGACTGGACGAGGCGTATGTTCCGACTTCTGCAGAGCGCAATGCGCCTGTCGGCAAGCCCGTTCGCGCCGATGACATTCAGAGCGGCGATATTGTCTACATCGAAAGCCTTGCACAGGAGGGGACGGTGCTCTCCGTTCAGGGCAAGGAGCTTGCCGTTCAGGTGGGTGGGCTGCGCACGATTGTCAAGATGAACGCATCTCGATTTGTTGCGCGCAGGAAAAAGCAAAAGAACGTCGAAAAGGTACGCGTAGCTGCGTCGATTTCCAGAAAGTCGGCGGAGATCCGTCCGCAGATCGACGTGCGCGGCATGACCGTGTCCGAGGCGGAATCTGTGCTCGGCAAATTTATTGACGACGCTGTTTTCACGGGGCTTTCCAAGATCCTTCTGATTCACGGCAAGGGGACGGGGGCGCTACGTCAGGGATTGCAGGAGTATCTGAAACATCATCGCTCTGTGCTGTCGTTTGCGTTTGCGGATATCTCCGAAGGCGGAACAGGGGCGACTGTTGTGGAACTGAAATAGGCACTTCTGATAGTATGCTCTTCTATTTTTGAGAAAATATCCTTACAAAACTTGCAGTTTGTGTTAAAATAAGGGGAATTGGACGCACAATGCTCCGTGGAGAGACATCCAGACAGGAAGGTATCTATGCAGAAAAGCGAAAAGAAAACAACAAAGAAGTCAAATAACGGCTCCATTTTTGGAAAAGCGATTCTCGTCATGGGTTTGATCCTGTTCGTCATGATCATTGGCGTCGGATGCGGATTCCTCACGGCAAGTCTGAATACCAGACCGAATCTCGCGGAGGATATTGTGCCGCCGGCATCGTCGCAGATCTATGATATTCACGGCAATGAGATTGCCAATATCCATGCCGCTGAAAATCGCAGACCTGTCAGCATCAATGAGATTCCGAAGGATCTACAGAATGCCTTCATTGCCGTTGAGGATAATCGGTTCTACGATCACATCGGCATTGATCCCCGTGGCATTATGCGTGCTGTTTGGGCAAATATCAGTGGACGCGAACTCACGGAGGGCGGTTCTACGATCACGCAGCAGCTGGCCAAGAATGCCTATCTGACGCAGGATCGGACACTGAAGCGCAAGATACAGGAAGTATTTCTGGCACTTCAGCTCGAGCGTCAGTATACGAAGCAGGAAATCCTCGAACTCTATATGAACCAGATTTATTTTGGTCAGGGAGCTTATGGCGTTCAGGCAGCAGCACATACCTATTTTGGCAAGGATGTCAAGGATCTGACGCTGAATGAATGTGCCATGCTCGCAGGTATCCCCAAGAGTCCGAACTACTATTCTCCGATCAACAATATGGAGGCGGCAACCGAGCGCAAGGAAGTCGTTCTCGATCAGATGGTCAAATATGGCTATATCACCGAGCGGGAAGCAAATGCTGCAAAAAAGGAACCGCTCGCCATCGCGAAGAGCAATAATGACGGCGGAGATGGCCCCTCCTATTTCGTGGACTATGTGCTGCAGCAGCTGGCCGAGAAATACGGCGATGATGCCATCTATAAGGATGGGCTGAAGATCTACACCACCATTGACATGGATCTCCAAGCGGCGGCGGAAAGCGCCATGCAGAACCTTCCTACATACTACACGGATGCGAACGGCATCGTCCAGCCGCAGGGCGCGCTGGTCGCCATCGACCCGCACACAGGATACATCCGTGCAATGGTCGGCGGCCGCGGGACAGATCAGTTCAATCGTGCGACGCAGGCAGTGCGTCAGCCCGGTTCTGCATTCAAGCCCTTCGTCTTTGCTGCAGCGCTTGAGAATAACTACACGCCGGATACTGTCATCGACGACAAGCCGCTCAATATCGGCGGATGGGAGCCACAGAATTACAGCCGTAACTTCTCGGGCAAGGTGCGCCTGCGCGATGTCGTACAATGGTCGCTGAATGTTCCGACGGTTCGTATTGCACAGGACATTGGCATCGACAAGGCAATCTATTATGCGCAGCAAATGGGCATATCGACATTTGTGCTCGACGGTGCAACGAACGACCGCAATCTTGCCATCGCGCTGGGCGGTATGACGCGTGGCGTCACCCCACTCGAGCTCACGAGTGCGTATGGTACGTTTGCGAATCGTGGCATCCATGTTCAGCCGATTTCCATTCTCCGCGTCGTCTCACGTACGGGCAAGGTACTCGAGGAGGCGGAGCGGAAGGAAAAGAGCGTCATCTCCGCAGCGAACGCCGCCACAATGACGGCGATGATGGAGGAGGTCATCCGACGTGGTACGGGTACACGTGCCGACATCGGCAGACCTGCGGCGGGAAAGACGGGTACGACCAGCGACTATCACGATGCGTGGTTTGTTGGATATACGCCCGATCTTGTGGCAGGTGTCTGGATTGGCAACGACAGCGAGGGTGATCTGCCCGGTATGGCGGGCGGGACGACGCCTGCCGCCATCTGGCAGGCATTCATGCTGAAGGCGAACGCAGGGCTTCCCGTAAGTCATTTCGAAAGCTCTCCCGCCTTTGCCGCATCGTCTGCAACGGAGCTTCCGACTGAAGATCCTGAAAAGAAAAAGGACGATCCGAAAAAAAAGGACGATAAAGGGAAGGACACGGGGAAGACGACGACCTCCGGCTCCAATAAGAGCGAGACAAACAGCGCACAGCCTCCGTCGCACGGCACATCTCCGCCATCAGGAGATGCGCCCGAGCCTGGTATGGGCGTAGAAAAAGGACAGAACTGAGAAAGAGGGAATATATTGAACGCCATTGATATACTGAAAGAGCGCGGTTTTCTTGCACAATGCACCGATGAGGACGGTTTGCGCGAGCTTCTCGGGCAGGAGCAGGTTTCCTTTTACACCGGCTTTGACCCCACGGCAGACAGCCTCCATGCAGGTCATTTGATCGCGCTCATGGCAATGTCGCATTTGCAGCGTGCAGGACATCGTCCCATCTGTCTCGTTGGAGGCGGCACCGGAACGGTTGGAGATCCGTCGGGACGCACGGATATGCGCAAGGTGATGACGGATGAGACCATTCGTCATAATTGCGACTGCTTCCGCAGGCAGATCTCGCGCTTCATTGACTTCTCGAATGATCGGGCGATCATGGTGGATAACGGGGACTGGCTGCGCAAGCTCAACTACATCGAACTCCTGCGTGATGTCGGTTCGCATTTCACCGTCAATCGTATGCTTGCGGCAGAAAGCTATAAGCAGCGCTGGGAGAAGGGGCTGACCTTCCTCGAGTTCAACTATATGATTATGCAGGCGTATGATTTCCTCGAGCTCAACAAACGCTATGGCTGCAAGCTGGAAATGGGCGGAGATGATCAGTGGTCGAATATCATCGCAGGTGTCGAGCTCTGCCGCCGCAAGAAGAATATCACGGTGTTCGGACTCACGAATAAGCTGCTGAC
This window encodes:
- a CDS encoding transglycosylase domain-containing protein, with the translated sequence MQKSEKKTTKKSNNGSIFGKAILVMGLILFVMIIGVGCGFLTASLNTRPNLAEDIVPPASSQIYDIHGNEIANIHAAENRRPVSINEIPKDLQNAFIAVEDNRFYDHIGIDPRGIMRAVWANISGRELTEGGSTITQQLAKNAYLTQDRTLKRKIQEVFLALQLERQYTKQEILELYMNQIYFGQGAYGVQAAAHTYFGKDVKDLTLNECAMLAGIPKSPNYYSPINNMEAATERKEVVLDQMVKYGYITEREANAAKKEPLAIAKSNNDGGDGPSYFVDYVLQQLAEKYGDDAIYKDGLKIYTTIDMDLQAAAESAMQNLPTYYTDANGIVQPQGALVAIDPHTGYIRAMVGGRGTDQFNRATQAVRQPGSAFKPFVFAAALENNYTPDTVIDDKPLNIGGWEPQNYSRNFSGKVRLRDVVQWSLNVPTVRIAQDIGIDKAIYYAQQMGISTFVLDGATNDRNLAIALGGMTRGVTPLELTSAYGTFANRGIHVQPISILRVVSRTGKVLEEAERKEKSVISAANAATMTAMMEEVIRRGTGTRADIGRPAAGKTGTTSDYHDAWFVGYTPDLVAGVWIGNDSEGDLPGMAGGTTPAAIWQAFMLKANAGLPVSHFESSPAFAASSATELPTEDPEKKKDDPKKKDDKGKDTGKTTTSGSNKSETNSAQPPSHGTSPPSGDAPEPGMGVEKGQN
- the tyrS gene encoding tyrosine--tRNA ligase, giving the protein MLNAIDILKERGFLAQCTDEDGLRELLGQEQVSFYTGFDPTADSLHAGHLIALMAMSHLQRAGHRPICLVGGGTGTVGDPSGRTDMRKVMTDETIRHNCDCFRRQISRFIDFSNDRAIMVDNGDWLRKLNYIELLRDVGSHFTVNRMLAAESYKQRWEKGLTFLEFNYMIMQAYDFLELNKRYGCKLEMGGDDQWSNIIAGVELCRRKKNITVFGLTNKLLTKSDGTKMGKTAGGALWLDPEKTSPYDFYQYWRNIDDADVEICLSLLTYLPMDEVRRLSAAEGQEINRSKEILAYEATKIVHGEEEAQKAQEMAKALFGGGMAAELPQIRAAIGEKLVDVLTRGDVFPSKGEARRMIQQGGLTLNDVRIEDEHYVLSENDFSEGTALVKKGKKKHYQLVY